Proteins from a genomic interval of Erwinia sp. SLM-02:
- a CDS encoding biliverdin-producing heme oxygenase, whose product MSDVSTQPDVLTRAQRLKAATTSSHESLDRRIMAGDPFASRERYGLFVKVQYQFHREIDALYESALLEPLLPDLAGRRRFPLIGQDLADLGQELPQPEGTQAFSTAEIPDIASALGWLYVAEGSNIGAGFLIKQAEKLGLSGEFGARHLAGAPEGRGRHWRTFTAALDQLPLDEAGEARAIAGAQQAFARVRALVEHYYAN is encoded by the coding sequence ATGAGCGATGTGAGCACCCAGCCTGACGTACTGACCCGCGCGCAGCGGCTGAAGGCGGCAACCACCAGCAGCCATGAGAGTCTGGATCGGCGAATTATGGCGGGCGATCCGTTTGCCAGCCGCGAACGCTACGGCCTGTTTGTGAAGGTGCAGTACCAGTTTCATCGGGAGATCGATGCGCTGTACGAATCTGCGCTGCTGGAGCCGCTGCTGCCTGATTTAGCCGGGCGCCGCCGCTTCCCGCTGATTGGCCAGGATCTGGCCGACCTTGGGCAGGAACTGCCGCAGCCGGAAGGTACCCAGGCATTCAGCACGGCGGAAATCCCGGATATCGCCAGCGCACTGGGCTGGCTGTACGTGGCGGAGGGTTCAAATATCGGTGCCGGTTTCCTGATCAAACAGGCGGAGAAGCTGGGCCTGTCCGGCGAGTTTGGTGCGCGCCATCTGGCCGGCGCACCGGAAGGGCGAGGCCGCCACTGGCGCACCTTTACCGCGGCGCTGGACCAGCTGCCGCTGGACGAGGCCGGGGAAGCTCGCGCGATTGCCGGCGCGCAGCAGGCGTTTGCCCGCGTTCGTGCCCTGGTCGAGCACTATTACGCTAATTAA
- a CDS encoding ABC transporter permease → MTHLTGKAQSAPAINAFNSREGMILLLLKMRTFIALILIVGFFAITVPDFLAVGSMVIMIKHIAINAFLALGITFVIITAGIDLSIGATLGLCGMIAGWLITKGIVLPAFGIAIFPSVWVVVPLVLLIGGLIGAANGWIITRYNVAPFICTLGTMYILRGAAMLTSGGETFPGLQGNPQLGNTGFDKIGSGYFLGLPWAIWMMVLLALVIAYVARRLPFGRQVYAIGDNERAAELSGVRVKRVKICVYAISGLCAAIAGIVVSSQLVAAHPANGTAFEMNAIAAVVLGGTSLAGGRGTILGTLIGAFVIGFLADGLIMMGVSEFWQMVIKGIVIIIAVIIDQMQSRMQQKAAVVAQKALLVEAGTSRAA, encoded by the coding sequence ATGACACATCTTACCGGGAAAGCGCAGTCGGCGCCTGCGATCAACGCCTTTAACTCGCGGGAGGGAATGATCCTGCTGCTGTTAAAAATGCGCACCTTTATTGCTCTGATTTTGATCGTCGGATTCTTCGCCATCACCGTGCCGGACTTCCTCGCCGTCGGCAGCATGGTGATCATGATTAAACACATCGCCATCAACGCCTTCCTGGCGCTGGGCATCACCTTTGTGATTATTACCGCCGGCATTGATCTGTCGATCGGCGCCACGCTGGGGCTGTGCGGGATGATTGCGGGCTGGCTGATTACCAAAGGCATCGTGCTGCCCGCCTTCGGCATCGCGATTTTCCCCAGCGTCTGGGTGGTGGTGCCGCTGGTGCTGCTGATCGGCGGGCTGATCGGTGCGGCCAACGGCTGGATCATCACCCGCTATAACGTGGCACCGTTTATCTGCACGCTGGGCACCATGTATATCCTGCGCGGGGCGGCGATGCTCACCTCGGGGGGCGAAACGTTCCCCGGGCTGCAGGGCAACCCGCAGCTTGGCAATACCGGCTTCGACAAAATCGGATCCGGCTATTTCCTCGGCCTGCCGTGGGCTATCTGGATGATGGTGCTGCTGGCGCTGGTGATTGCCTACGTTGCCCGCCGGCTGCCGTTTGGCCGCCAGGTTTACGCCATCGGCGATAACGAACGCGCCGCCGAACTCTCCGGCGTGCGGGTGAAACGCGTGAAAATCTGCGTTTATGCCATCTCCGGGCTGTGCGCGGCGATTGCCGGCATCGTGGTGTCTTCCCAGCTGGTGGCCGCCCATCCGGCAAACGGCACCGCCTTTGAAATGAACGCTATCGCCGCGGTGGTGCTGGGCGGCACTTCGCTGGCCGGCGGGCGCGGCACCATCCTCGGCACGCTGATCGGCGCGTTTGTTATCGGCTTCCTCGCCGACGGGCTGATCATGATGGGCGTCAGCGAATTCTGGCAGATGGTGATTAAGGGCATCGTGATCATCATTGCGGTCATCATCGATCAGATGCAGAGCCGCATGCAGCAGAAGGCGGCGGTGGTGGCGCAGAAGGCGCTGCTGGTGGAGGCCGGAACCAGCCGGGCTGCCTGA
- a CDS encoding RNA polymerase sigma factor, translated as MWNLKSLFNKHAQEIQRFLQKRGHGPDVAADLTQDVFLRILGSAAPKRDDNPRAYLHMVARSLSVDLYRREKIASIDYLSEEAYCELPDESPDPERVTSDRQQLAVLDRGLTALPDQTRRAFELYRLGDMTIAEVAQELDLSVSHTWTLIRRAYQHLRTTLDDDAKH; from the coding sequence ATGTGGAACCTGAAAAGCCTGTTTAATAAGCATGCTCAGGAAATTCAACGTTTTTTGCAGAAGCGCGGGCACGGCCCCGACGTGGCTGCGGATTTAACCCAGGATGTGTTTCTGCGTATTTTAGGTTCCGCAGCGCCCAAACGGGACGATAATCCACGTGCCTATCTGCATATGGTGGCGCGCAGCCTGTCGGTGGATCTGTATCGCCGCGAGAAAATTGCCTCGATCGATTATCTGTCGGAAGAGGCCTACTGCGAGCTGCCGGATGAATCGCCGGATCCGGAGCGGGTCACCTCCGATCGTCAGCAGCTGGCGGTGCTTGACCGTGGGCTGACGGCGCTGCCGGATCAGACCCGGCGCGCCTTTGAGCTTTATCGCTTAGGGGATATGACCATTGCTGAGGTGGCACAGGAGCTGGATTTATCGGTGTCCCACACCTGGACGCTGATCCGCCGCGCCTACCAGCATTTACGCACCACCCTGGATGATGATGCGAAGCACTAA
- a CDS encoding FecR family protein: protein MSQHEKLFEEAFDLIIRLHGDPGNPAARELAERWRARGKEHEAVWAEAVHLHGMTGRVVQARSQSEPQPVGISRRRFVLGGSVAVAAAASGLALAPGMLLQMKASHLTSTGEIQQIPLEDGSEIILGPNSAIASRFTADERRIELLSGMAWLNVADDARRPFNAVVEGMQVVTQKGAFDLSRDAELLTVAVEQGAVDVATPGLSLSLNESVTAGSWLSLDRDGGLVERGTRNPQQFASWRSGMLVAESETVAAVVARISRWVPGKVLIASRELGEQRISGVYNLAHPQRALAAVIQPYAGKVREITPWLTIISAV, encoded by the coding sequence ATGTCGCAACACGAAAAGCTGTTTGAAGAAGCCTTCGACCTGATCATTCGTCTGCACGGCGATCCGGGGAATCCGGCCGCGCGCGAACTGGCCGAACGCTGGCGCGCACGCGGCAAAGAGCATGAGGCAGTATGGGCAGAAGCCGTCCATCTGCACGGCATGACCGGCAGGGTGGTTCAGGCCCGCAGCCAGTCCGAGCCGCAGCCGGTCGGGATTTCTCGCCGCCGCTTTGTGCTGGGCGGTTCCGTTGCCGTGGCGGCTGCCGCTAGCGGCCTGGCGCTGGCACCCGGCATGCTGTTACAGATGAAAGCCAGTCATTTAACCTCCACCGGCGAAATCCAGCAAATCCCGCTGGAGGACGGATCGGAAATTATCCTTGGCCCCAACAGCGCCATTGCCTCCCGCTTCACCGCCGATGAACGCCGCATTGAACTGCTGAGCGGCATGGCGTGGCTCAACGTCGCCGACGACGCCCGTCGGCCGTTTAATGCGGTGGTGGAAGGCATGCAGGTGGTGACGCAGAAAGGGGCCTTTGACCTCAGTCGTGATGCCGAACTGCTGACCGTTGCCGTAGAGCAGGGGGCGGTCGACGTCGCCACTCCCGGCCTGTCGCTGTCGCTGAATGAATCCGTTACCGCCGGCAGCTGGCTGTCGCTGGACCGCGACGGCGGTCTGGTGGAGCGCGGCACCCGCAATCCGCAGCAGTTCGCCTCCTGGCGCAGCGGTATGCTGGTGGCGGAAAGCGAAACCGTCGCCGCCGTGGTGGCACGCATTTCCCGCTGGGTGCCGGGGAAAGTGCTGATCGCCAGCCGCGAGCTGGGCGAACAGCGTATCAGCGGCGTGTACAACCTCGCCCATCCTCAGCGCGCGCTGGCGGCGGTGATCCAGCCCTATGCCGGAAAAGTGCGTGAAATTACCCCCTGGCTGACCATTATTTCCGCAGTCTGA
- a CDS encoding sugar ABC transporter ATP-binding protein, whose protein sequence is MSQSDPIILHTRAVSMLFPGTLALDNVDYRVWRGKVNVIIGENGAGKSTLMKILAGVQQPTSGEIWLNGEQVQLSSTRAASKLGIGMVHQELNLFENLSVAENIFLGRELQKGVQPIDEKAQEARTAALMQRLDQAISPRELVANLKVGQQQLVEIAKALAENTDILILDEPTSALSKTEVEILFRVIRELTRQGVSIIYISHRLEELMAIGDTITILRDGRFQAEAQVSDIDVPWIVREMLGSEPVSSFLTPDRQFGATVLEAENITCVGPAGNAVVNDVSFSVRAGEIVGIYGLMGAGRTELFECLLGTQPSYLGKLWLDSKPVPQRLSTADRIRMGMSLVPEDRKRTGIFPISSVASNLTIASLWQRLEHRFAISHKQEMAVVSSTVSNLSIKISSPEVAINALSGGNQQKVVIGRSLLTNPRLLLLDEPSRGIDVGAKADVFRMMVRLSEQGIAVLFSTSDLKEIMAVSDRILVMSGGKLTADIPRAAAEESALVKASAQGF, encoded by the coding sequence ATGAGCCAGAGCGATCCGATTATTCTGCACACCCGCGCGGTATCCATGCTGTTCCCCGGCACGCTGGCGCTGGACAACGTCGACTACCGCGTCTGGCGCGGCAAGGTCAACGTGATTATCGGCGAAAACGGCGCGGGTAAATCCACGCTGATGAAAATCCTCGCCGGGGTGCAGCAGCCGACCAGCGGTGAGATCTGGCTTAACGGTGAACAGGTGCAGCTCAGCAGCACCCGCGCGGCATCGAAGCTGGGGATTGGCATGGTGCATCAGGAGCTGAACCTGTTTGAAAACCTGTCGGTGGCGGAAAACATTTTCCTCGGCCGCGAACTGCAAAAAGGCGTGCAGCCGATCGATGAAAAAGCGCAGGAGGCGCGCACGGCGGCGCTGATGCAGCGGCTTGACCAGGCGATTTCACCGCGCGAGCTGGTTGCCAATCTGAAAGTCGGGCAGCAGCAGCTGGTGGAGATCGCTAAAGCACTGGCCGAAAACACCGACATCCTGATCCTCGATGAACCGACCTCGGCGCTGAGTAAAACAGAGGTGGAGATCCTGTTTCGGGTGATCCGCGAACTGACCCGTCAGGGCGTGTCGATTATCTATATCTCGCACCGTCTGGAGGAGCTGATGGCGATTGGCGACACCATCACCATCCTTCGTGACGGCCGCTTTCAGGCGGAAGCGCAGGTCAGCGACATTGATGTGCCGTGGATTGTGCGTGAAATGCTCGGCAGCGAGCCGGTCAGCAGCTTCCTGACCCCCGATCGCCAGTTCGGCGCGACGGTGCTGGAGGCGGAAAACATCACCTGCGTTGGCCCCGCCGGGAACGCGGTGGTTAACGACGTCTCCTTCAGCGTGCGCGCCGGGGAAATCGTCGGCATTTACGGCCTGATGGGGGCGGGGCGCACCGAGCTGTTCGAATGCCTGCTCGGCACCCAGCCCTCGTATCTCGGCAAACTGTGGCTGGACAGCAAACCGGTGCCGCAGCGGCTGTCCACCGCCGACCGCATCCGGATGGGCATGAGCCTGGTGCCGGAAGACCGCAAACGTACCGGCATCTTCCCCATCTCCTCGGTGGCCAGCAACCTGACCATTGCCAGCCTGTGGCAGCGGCTGGAGCACCGGTTTGCCATCTCTCACAAACAGGAAATGGCGGTGGTCAGCAGTACGGTCAGCAATCTGTCGATCAAAATCTCCTCGCCGGAGGTGGCGATCAACGCGCTGAGCGGCGGCAACCAGCAGAAGGTGGTCATTGGCCGATCGCTTTTGACCAATCCGCGACTGCTGCTGCTGGATGAACCGAGCCGGGGCATTGATGTCGGGGCGAAGGCAGACGTGTTCCGCATGATGGTCAGGCTGTCAGAGCAGGGCATTGCGGTGCTGTTTTCCACCTCGGATCTGAAAGAAATTATGGCGGTCTCCGACCGTATTCTGGTGATGTCCGGCGGCAAGCTGACCGCCGATATTCCACGGGCGGCGGCCGAAGAGTCCGCGCTGGTGAAAGCAAGTGCACAGGGGTTCTGA
- a CDS encoding TonB-dependent receptor yields the protein MKSVKCKRAKSRNGKKWLMAAVFRTSAISLALMSMQQGAFAQTSPVSFNIPAGSLSGAIAEFGRQSGVQVSYPPEFAAGKQSVGVKGAVSAEAALGRILQGSGLSYQFVNSDSVTLVNGGAAASTSASASATDDSLLLGTITVTSRAGSDPADAPWQGASSRAHLSAEQVERFSGTSVGDFLSGIPGVLNGDGRNSGAVDVNIRGLQGQGRVPVLVDGASQETTVYQGYNGSTARTYIDPDFIGSVDIEKGASMGADSTGAVGGIVRMSTIGVKDILLPGHDFGVRLKGNFNTNSRSAPSPGTTGGLTNLGTYYSWDEFPSGFGDSSGVNRPSALKPTGGSGSIAIAGTTDAVDVVAAYAQRYNGNYFAGKRGGDDAHAVISDPTGPFGEVNVTDGSPLTPYRAGEEVLNTSRDTESWLLKSTFRFQDNQKFELGYSRYLSRYGNILGSQLMSYFNSQPYQGLLSTIDLATWTGRYSWKPEDSNLIDIKVDTFYSDVDNRVNSVFNSSGTLYPQYFWLASNRWGGNASNTSRFYSDMADVTWQYGGSFTRENVGLPDGVDEETMSGSRFGWRKEYSGFSTLEVKPLDWVTLSGNLRYSTFESFDRSPSLESPFTRKDHGWSPIFSLMVEPLDGFQAYGKYGSVLRSPSIFESITGPSFSVPTADNPVAPERNKSLEFGVNYLMDGVFLPDDKLRFHGAWFSNHIDNYITRGNIKRYTASGRENYQLGRMNLEYAEMRGIELSAQYDSGRVFGSVAWNHYTDIMFCAKDGVIHPSASRCAPGGLYNSFAQQQVPPKDTVTVNLGSRFLDSDLTVGTRISYIGSRFVEGLGADEGLGQVSGMYSIAPSNWKPYTLVDLYASYKLNQNATFDLSVDNLTDRYYVDALNTIPIPAPGRTVRGGVTLKF from the coding sequence ATGAAGTCTGTGAAGTGCAAACGCGCGAAATCGCGCAACGGCAAAAAGTGGCTGATGGCAGCCGTGTTCCGTACCAGCGCGATCTCTCTGGCGCTGATGTCGATGCAGCAGGGTGCGTTTGCGCAAACTTCGCCAGTCTCCTTCAATATCCCGGCCGGTTCCCTCTCCGGCGCTATCGCCGAGTTTGGCCGCCAGTCCGGCGTGCAGGTCAGCTATCCACCGGAATTCGCCGCAGGTAAACAGTCGGTGGGCGTCAAGGGTGCCGTCTCTGCGGAAGCGGCGCTGGGCCGCATTTTACAAGGCTCCGGGCTTTCGTATCAGTTTGTAAACAGCGACAGCGTGACGCTGGTGAACGGCGGTGCCGCGGCCAGTACGTCTGCGTCTGCCTCGGCGACGGACGACTCGCTGCTGCTGGGCACCATCACCGTTACCAGCCGTGCGGGCAGCGACCCGGCCGATGCGCCCTGGCAGGGGGCCAGCTCTCGCGCCCACCTCTCCGCCGAGCAGGTTGAGCGTTTTAGCGGCACCTCTGTGGGTGATTTTTTATCGGGTATCCCGGGAGTACTGAACGGTGACGGCCGCAACTCCGGCGCGGTGGATGTTAACATTCGCGGCCTGCAGGGGCAGGGGCGCGTACCGGTGCTGGTTGACGGCGCCAGCCAGGAAACCACCGTCTATCAGGGCTATAACGGCTCCACGGCGCGCACCTATATCGACCCGGACTTTATCGGCTCGGTTGATATTGAAAAAGGGGCCAGCATGGGGGCCGATTCCACCGGCGCGGTCGGCGGGATTGTGCGCATGAGCACCATCGGCGTGAAGGATATCCTGCTGCCGGGCCACGATTTTGGCGTGCGCCTGAAGGGAAACTTTAACACCAACAGCCGCAGCGCGCCGTCGCCGGGCACTACCGGTGGCCTGACCAACCTCGGCACCTATTACAGCTGGGATGAGTTCCCGAGCGGCTTTGGTGATTCCAGCGGGGTGAACCGTCCGTCGGCGCTGAAGCCGACCGGCGGATCCGGCAGCATCGCCATCGCCGGCACCACCGATGCGGTGGACGTGGTGGCCGCCTACGCCCAGCGTTACAACGGCAACTACTTTGCCGGTAAACGCGGTGGGGACGATGCTCACGCGGTGATTTCGGATCCAACCGGGCCGTTCGGTGAGGTCAATGTCACAGACGGCAGCCCGCTGACGCCCTATCGCGCAGGCGAGGAGGTATTAAACACCTCGCGCGATACGGAGTCATGGTTGCTGAAAAGCACCTTCCGCTTCCAGGACAACCAGAAGTTTGAGCTGGGCTATTCGCGCTATCTGAGCCGCTACGGCAACATTCTCGGTTCACAGCTGATGAGCTACTTCAATTCGCAACCCTATCAGGGACTGCTGAGTACCATCGACCTGGCGACGTGGACCGGTCGCTACAGCTGGAAACCGGAAGACAGCAATCTGATTGATATCAAAGTTGATACTTTCTATTCCGATGTAGATAACCGGGTTAATTCGGTGTTTAACAGCAGCGGCACCCTGTATCCACAGTACTTCTGGCTGGCGTCGAACCGCTGGGGCGGCAACGCGTCGAATACCTCACGTTTCTACAGCGACATGGCCGATGTGACCTGGCAGTACGGCGGTTCATTTACCCGTGAAAACGTGGGACTGCCGGACGGTGTGGATGAAGAGACCATGTCCGGATCGCGTTTTGGCTGGCGCAAAGAGTACAGCGGTTTCAGCACCCTTGAAGTGAAGCCGCTGGACTGGGTGACCCTGAGCGGAAATCTGCGCTATTCCACCTTTGAAAGCTTTGACCGCAGCCCGTCGCTTGAATCGCCGTTTACCCGCAAAGATCACGGCTGGTCGCCGATCTTCAGCCTGATGGTAGAGCCTCTGGATGGCTTCCAGGCCTACGGAAAATACGGCAGCGTACTGCGTTCACCCAGCATCTTTGAATCGATCACCGGCCCGTCATTCTCGGTACCCACTGCGGATAATCCGGTGGCTCCTGAACGCAACAAAAGCCTTGAATTCGGCGTTAACTATCTGATGGATGGCGTTTTCCTGCCGGATGATAAGCTACGCTTCCACGGTGCCTGGTTCAGTAACCACATCGACAACTACATCACGCGCGGCAACATCAAACGCTACACGGCCAGTGGACGGGAAAACTATCAGCTGGGCCGCATGAATCTGGAGTATGCGGAAATGCGTGGCATTGAGCTGTCCGCACAGTATGACAGCGGTCGGGTGTTCGGAAGCGTGGCGTGGAATCACTACACCGACATTATGTTCTGCGCCAAAGACGGCGTGATACATCCATCAGCCAGCCGCTGTGCACCGGGTGGACTCTACAACAGCTTTGCGCAGCAGCAGGTTCCACCAAAAGATACCGTCACGGTAAATCTGGGGTCGCGGTTCCTGGATAGCGATCTGACGGTGGGAACGCGTATTAGCTACATCGGCAGCCGTTTTGTTGAGGGGCTGGGCGCGGACGAAGGGCTCGGGCAGGTTTCAGGCATGTACTCCATCGCGCCGTCCAACTGGAAGCCATATACCCTGGTCGACCTCTACGCCAGCTACAAATTGAACCAGAACGCTACTTTCGATCTGTCTGTGGATAACCTGACCGATCGCTATTACGTCGATGCGCTGAACACCATTCCGATTCCAGCGCCAGGTCGTACCGTGCGCGGTGGCGTAACCCTGAAATTCTGA
- a CDS encoding D-ribose ABC transporter substrate-binding protein, which produces MKRTLLTGLLLSAMSLSSAAFAADKGLIVIITPSHDNPFFKAEADGASQKAKALGYTTLVASHDDDVSKQNQLIETAIGRKAKAIVLDNAGADATVGPVQKAKDAGIPTFLIDREINKSGVAVAQIVSNNYQGAQLGAEKFAKLLNGKGEYVELLGKESDTNAGVRSQGYHDVLDDYPDMKMVAQQSANWSQTEAFSRMETILQKNPNIVGVISGNDTMALGAEAALKAAGKTNVIVVGFDGSDYVRDSIINKGNIRATVLQPGWAQAQMAVEQADYYLTHGKAQKEEKQLMDCVLIDDANASRLKTFNLAN; this is translated from the coding sequence ATGAAACGTACCCTGCTTACCGGACTGTTGCTTTCTGCCATGAGCCTCTCTTCTGCCGCGTTTGCGGCGGATAAAGGGCTGATCGTTATCATTACCCCGTCCCACGATAACCCGTTCTTTAAAGCCGAAGCCGACGGCGCATCGCAGAAAGCGAAGGCGCTCGGCTACACCACGCTGGTGGCCTCTCATGATGATGACGTCAGCAAGCAGAATCAGCTGATTGAAACCGCCATTGGCCGTAAGGCGAAGGCCATCGTGCTGGATAACGCCGGTGCGGATGCCACCGTTGGCCCGGTACAGAAGGCGAAAGATGCCGGTATCCCGACCTTCCTGATCGACCGTGAAATCAACAAATCCGGCGTCGCGGTGGCGCAGATTGTCTCCAACAACTATCAGGGTGCGCAGCTGGGGGCGGAGAAGTTTGCCAAATTACTGAACGGCAAAGGGGAATACGTCGAACTGCTGGGTAAAGAATCCGATACCAACGCCGGGGTACGTTCGCAGGGCTATCACGACGTTCTGGATGATTACCCGGATATGAAAATGGTCGCACAGCAGAGCGCCAACTGGAGCCAGACCGAAGCCTTCAGCCGCATGGAAACCATTTTACAAAAAAATCCCAATATCGTTGGCGTGATCTCCGGTAACGACACCATGGCGCTGGGCGCGGAAGCCGCGCTGAAGGCCGCCGGCAAAACTAACGTGATCGTGGTGGGCTTCGACGGCAGCGACTACGTGCGCGACTCGATTATCAATAAAGGCAACATCAGGGCGACCGTGCTGCAGCCGGGCTGGGCGCAGGCGCAGATGGCCGTTGAGCAGGCGGATTACTACCTGACCCACGGCAAAGCGCAGAAAGAAGAGAAGCAGCTGATGGACTGCGTGCTGATTGACGACGCCAACGCCAGCAGGCTGAAAACCTTTAACCTCGCCAACTGA
- a CDS encoding Slam-dependent surface lipoprotein — protein MNQIMKKSVLALALFGAAGVAQAAVVTNQSYTETGGIRVGQTTTATPAAAAGVDGQLYGAKATFTHFASPTYQDASGAFHFSGREMVADGAPGPAGPGPDHSKLGVWSFAKVGTQDVWFGEWDGEAASGTVGTKTAGTHTVFYAGENGNVATTLPTAAPVSYAIKSINQYSGTLPTSTLTANFNTKVASSSGDINFTGGTISTVGTDVRLAASSVGVVSASGTGGTLDGKFFGTGASAVAGIVKFADRNKDTAFGGTKN, from the coding sequence ATGAACCAGATTATGAAGAAATCAGTACTTGCTCTTGCTCTGTTCGGTGCAGCCGGTGTGGCTCAGGCCGCAGTCGTCACGAATCAAAGCTATACCGAAACGGGTGGCATTCGCGTTGGTCAAACAACGACAGCTACCCCGGCTGCGGCGGCCGGCGTTGACGGTCAGCTGTATGGTGCTAAAGCCACCTTCACTCACTTTGCTTCACCGACCTATCAGGATGCGAGTGGGGCATTCCACTTCAGCGGCCGCGAAATGGTGGCTGACGGCGCACCTGGCCCTGCAGGCCCTGGTCCGGACCACAGCAAACTGGGCGTATGGTCTTTCGCTAAGGTCGGTACTCAGGACGTCTGGTTCGGCGAATGGGATGGTGAAGCGGCTTCAGGGACCGTGGGGACGAAAACTGCCGGTACCCACACCGTGTTCTATGCGGGTGAAAACGGTAACGTAGCCACCACGCTGCCAACGGCTGCACCGGTAAGCTACGCCATCAAGTCCATCAATCAGTACAGCGGCACCCTGCCAACCAGTACGCTGACCGCCAACTTCAATACCAAAGTGGCCAGCTCTTCCGGTGACATCAACTTCACCGGCGGTACCATCAGCACCGTGGGTACCGATGTGCGTCTGGCAGCAAGCAGCGTAGGCGTGGTAAGTGCTTCCGGCACCGGCGGCACGCTGGACGGTAAATTCTTCGGCACCGGCGCCAGCGCAGTGGCAGGTATCGTTAAGTTTGCTGACCGCAACAAAGATACCGCATTCGGCGGTACCAAGAACTAA
- a CDS encoding sugar phosphate isomerase/epimerase family protein, giving the protein MTTYNYPKFGAGLWHFANYVDRYAVDGYGPALSTLEQIKAAKEVGDLSYVDVPYPFSPGVTISQVKEALADAGLKAIGITPEIYLRKWSRGAFTNPDPVARADALKLMNEAADVVRELGASYVKVWPGQDGWDYPFQVDHKQLWKLAVDGMRELAAANPDVKFAIEYKPREPRVKMTWDSAARTLLGIDEIGLDNVGILLDFGHALFGGESPADSAQLIIDRGRLFGMDVNDNLRGWDDDLVVGTVHMTEIFEFFYVLKINNWDGVWQLDQFPFREDNVEAARLSIRFLKHIYRALDKLDIPALQEAQSRQDAMQAQRIIQNALLSSIEEE; this is encoded by the coding sequence ATGACAACCTACAACTACCCGAAATTTGGCGCCGGTCTCTGGCATTTTGCGAACTACGTTGACCGTTACGCGGTAGACGGCTACGGCCCGGCGCTCAGCACCCTGGAGCAGATCAAAGCGGCAAAAGAGGTCGGCGATCTCTCCTACGTGGACGTACCGTATCCCTTCTCGCCGGGCGTCACCATCAGCCAGGTAAAAGAGGCGCTGGCCGATGCCGGACTGAAAGCGATCGGCATCACCCCGGAGATTTACCTGCGTAAGTGGTCGCGCGGGGCCTTTACCAACCCGGACCCGGTGGCGCGTGCGGATGCGCTCAAGCTGATGAACGAAGCGGCCGACGTGGTGCGTGAGCTGGGTGCCAGCTACGTGAAAGTCTGGCCGGGCCAGGACGGCTGGGACTATCCGTTCCAGGTGGATCACAAGCAGCTGTGGAAGCTGGCGGTAGACGGCATGCGCGAGCTGGCGGCGGCCAACCCGGACGTCAAATTTGCTATCGAATACAAGCCGCGTGAACCGCGCGTGAAAATGACCTGGGATTCGGCGGCGCGTACCCTGCTGGGCATCGATGAAATCGGCCTGGACAACGTCGGCATCCTGCTGGACTTCGGCCACGCGCTGTTCGGCGGCGAATCCCCGGCGGACTCCGCTCAGCTGATCATCGATCGCGGCCGTCTGTTCGGTATGGACGTTAACGACAACCTGCGCGGCTGGGACGATGACCTGGTGGTGGGTACCGTGCATATGACGGAGATCTTCGAGTTCTTTTACGTGCTGAAGATCAACAACTGGGACGGCGTCTGGCAGCTGGATCAGTTCCCGTTCCGCGAAGACAACGTTGAAGCGGCACGCCTGTCGATTCGCTTCCTCAAGCACATCTACCGCGCGCTGGATAAGCTGGATATTCCGGCGCTGCAGGAAGCGCAGTCGCGGCAGGATGCGATGCAGGCCCAGCGCATTATTCAGAACGCGCTGCTGTCATCAATCGAAGAAGAGTAA
- a CDS encoding DUF2291 family protein, whose amino-acid sequence MVTKLPLAVLLSASVLLSGCTVVDLDENGQPILPKDPAAKASFSSQTPQQIAQENWDSRVLKGAQDRALTWNDMKARSAAQKPETSSSVFVQAAGMVTAVSDAADRERLLTVTINGESVPVAIGPVIRSNAIRDAAGFKFEEFTNQVQFARLTKALNQHNVQQLPKIDGSWVGKPVQLTLAVTLQPQRIEDAVAVVIKQEQP is encoded by the coding sequence ATGGTGACGAAACTTCCGCTCGCCGTTCTGCTGAGCGCCAGCGTGCTGCTCAGCGGCTGTACGGTGGTTGACCTTGATGAAAACGGTCAGCCGATCCTGCCAAAGGATCCGGCAGCGAAAGCCAGCTTTAGCAGTCAGACCCCGCAGCAGATCGCGCAGGAGAACTGGGACAGCAGGGTACTGAAAGGGGCGCAGGATCGCGCCCTCACCTGGAATGACATGAAGGCCAGAAGTGCCGCGCAGAAGCCGGAGACCAGCAGCAGCGTCTTTGTTCAGGCCGCCGGAATGGTGACCGCGGTCAGCGATGCTGCCGACCGGGAACGCCTGTTGACGGTGACCATTAATGGCGAATCGGTGCCGGTCGCTATCGGCCCGGTTATCCGCAGCAACGCCATTCGCGATGCGGCCGGATTCAAATTTGAAGAATTCACCAACCAGGTGCAGTTCGCCAGGCTGACCAAAGCGCTGAACCAGCATAACGTTCAGCAGTTGCCGAAGATCGACGGCAGCTGGGTGGGCAAACCCGTTCAGCTGACGCTGGCCGTGACCCTGCAACCGCAGCGGATTGAGGATGCGGTCGCCGTGGTGATCAAGCAGGAGCAGCCGTAA